Part of the candidate division KSB1 bacterium genome is shown below.
GGGGCCGTAGGAGTCTTGCGCGTCTGGGAACGCGATTTCGTGAACCCAGACGCCTGTTTCCCCGAAGACCAGATCACCGAACTGGATGGGTTCGTGGAAGTGGCCGGGTGATTCCCGGATGGAATCGAACACGTACACCCACGCGCTGTACTCGGTTGGATAGGCCGGTTCTGGAACCGCTGGCTCGAAATACTCCGGCCTCTTGGGAGCTGGTTGCCGGACCCTGCACAGGTTGATTCCCCAGGTTGTCCCTCTGGGGGGCTCTGCGAGTCCGAAAGAGGAAAACGCGATGGCGATCTCTGCGATCCAGGCTGAATCACCGAGGGAGGTCCGTGCTCGCCAGAAGCCGTTCCAGGAGACGTCGAAATCACACGTTCGGGAGCCAGGGATTCGACGGAAGCACTGCTGGTCGAACTGAACTCCGTTGGGGTTCAGCACGAAGTGGTGGTAGCTGCGATGGTTGTGGTCGACGTCGAGGAAAATCTCTATCCTGTCGTCCCAGAAGATCGCCTCCTGGTCCCAGGCTTCCCATGGCTGGTAGTTACGCTGCATGGATGCAGGAGAAGGCTCAAGACAGACGAAGCCGAGGTAGAGGTTTTCCTCGTCGTAGGCGAGGTAGGCAGTCGTCTGGTGGCGCGCAGGTCTCGGGCCCTGGGAGCCTGTCAACGTAAAACCGGATACGGAGGCAGCTTTTTTCCACGCCTCGTCGTCCAGACGGCCGTCAAGGACCGGGGCCTGATCGATTCGAGGGCAATGCAATGTTTGGATGCCCCGGCTCACCAGGGGCGAGACCGCACCCCAGCCTGTGCCGACGAGAGCCAACAACGAAATGGGCAACAGAGGAAGAGGTTTTGGGCTGAGCGTACAGAGCATATGGCCACTTGTTCGTGTAGGGCCGAGCGGAATTCCAGGTTATTCCCTGGGGTCCGAGTGAAGGATACCGCTTTTCTGGAGAAAGATGCGCGCATGCTCCTCGGCTTTTTCCAGATGCTCCCGCATCGCTTGGTAGGCGCCATCGCCGTCCCGCTTCTCCACGGCTTCGAGGATCCTGCGGTGGTACCGGATAGCCAGGTCAGGGGCTCGCTCTTGCTTGTACGTGTCGGAGATGAAGCGAGGGAGGAGCTGAAAGAGGGGTTCAAGGACAATGGGCACCAGAGGGTTGCGGGAGATGGCCGCCAGCTGGCGGTGGAACTCGATGTCGGCCAGGATCATCTCGTCGGGCGCTCCGTCGAACGTCGCTTCCATGATCGCCAGCTGCTGGCGCAGGATGCGCAGATCTTCGTCTGACCGCTGGCAGGCGGCCAGCCGGGCGACGTCGGGTTCGAGGAACTTCCGCACCTGGACGAGATGCAGATGGCTTTCGGGCCCGCATTTCATCTCCAGCAGGTGCGCGAACGGGTCGACGACGATGGCGGGTGAAAGTTCAGCGACGTAGGCGCCGCTTCCTTTGCGGATTTCCACCAGGCCGCGGGCCGAGAGCATCCGCAGCGCCTCCCGCACGGCCGTCCGGCTTACCCCAAAAGCCTCGCACAGCTCCAGCTCGCTCGGCAGCCGTTCGCCGGGAAGGAATACCTTCCGCAGGATGGCGTCGCGGATCTGTTTCTCGACCTTTAAGCTGAGCGACTCTTCGCGATGGACCGGGACGAAGGGGATTTCCCTCATTTCAGCCCGCGCCGAGGATTCCGTCCCTCCCCCCAACGAAGATCCCTTTTCGATTTCATTCATCGATTCTCCTCAATGCGCCAGGCGCTCCTTTCCGGACGGGAATTGTGCCGAAGCCGCATACGGAATGTTGTATGACAGAATTCTGTATCAATTCTAATTCCCTCCCGGATTCCTGTCAAGTCCTTTCTTCGATCGGGCAAAGTTTCCCGCGAGCAGAGCGCCCGCAATGCGAAACAGTGGGGAAGGAACTGAGCTGCTTCAGGTGGGGTCGCCCCGAAAGGCCACGCCGTCCCCGAAGAGGGGGCGGGGAAAGCTGCGTGGAGCCCGGATCTGGGGCAGAGACCGTTTCGGATACCCCGGGGGCTAAGGCCCCTTCGTGCCGGGGGTCCCAGCCAGGGTAGGGAGAGGTCGCCAGCCGCGGGCCCGAGTGGCTTCCGGAATGCAGTCTACGGTGTCCGCTCCTCGAGAGGACCCGTACGGTCCCTTTCGACCCGCTTCACAAGAGCGTATAGGTCGGGATTGTGCTCGCGCAGCTCATCGTAAAGAGGCTGGACACGTTCGCGAAAGGCTTTGCGGTCGACCGAAACCATTTCCACCCCTGCCCGGATCACCTCCTGCTGATCCCGAGCCATCGCTTCTGCCCATAGCTTCCGGTGATAGTTGGAGGAGGCTTTGGCAGCCGAAACCAGCCACATTCGCTGCTGCTTGCTCAGTTTGCTCCATGTTTCCATGGACACAACGACGACGTCGGGCGGGGAGCTGTGTTCGTCGAGGACGAAATAGCGGCACAATCGATGGTGACCGGCGCTCCGGAAGGTGGGGAGATTGTTCTCCGCGCCGTCCACAAGGCCGCGCTCAAAAGCGTCCGCCAGTTCGCGGAACACGATCGGGGCCGGAGAGGCGCCGAAGATTTCGATCATCCGCATCGACCAGTAGCTGGGGATCACCCGAATGACGAGCCCGCGAAGATCGTCAGGTCCCGTTACCCTCCGGTTGACCAGATAGAAGGAGCGGGAGCCCGTTTCGTAGTAGCAGAGGCCCCGGAGCGAATATCTTGCACAGTCCTCCAAGATCTGCCGTCCGACGGGTCCCTCCAGTACTTGCCACTTGTGCGCCTCATCCTCAAACACATATGGCAGGCTGAAAAGGGCCATTTCTGGCACGAAGTTCTCAAGGGTGCTTGCCGAGACCTTGGCCATATCCAGGGAGCCAATCTGTAACGATTCAACACACTCCCATTCATTGCCAAGCTCGCCGTCTGGGTAAACCTGGATTTTCAGTGTCCCGCGCGAGAGATCCCATACCCTTTGCGCCAGGTACTCCAGGGCCATGTGCACGGGGTGTCCCCTATCCAAGGAGTGGGCCAGCCGGAGGGTCTGGGGAGACCGCCGGCCACAGCCGACCAGGAGGGTCCCTGCC
Proteins encoded:
- a CDS encoding FadR family transcriptional regulator, producing MNEIEKGSSLGGGTESSARAEMREIPFVPVHREESLSLKVEKQIRDAILRKVFLPGERLPSELELCEAFGVSRTAVREALRMLSARGLVEIRKGSGAYVAELSPAIVVDPFAHLLEMKCGPESHLHLVQVRKFLEPDVARLAACQRSDEDLRILRQQLAIMEATFDGAPDEMILADIEFHRQLAAISRNPLVPIVLEPLFQLLPRFISDTYKQERAPDLAIRYHRRILEAVEKRDGDGAYQAMREHLEKAEEHARIFLQKSGILHSDPRE
- a CDS encoding TRAP transporter substrate-binding protein gives rise to the protein MGRSPALVRSLVLLAAGTLLVGCGRRSPQTLRLAHSLDRGHPVHMALEYLAQRVWDLSRGTLKIQVYPDGELGNEWECVESLQIGSLDMAKVSASTLENFVPEMALFSLPYVFEDEAHKWQVLEGPVGRQILEDCARYSLRGLCYYETGSRSFYLVNRRVTGPDDLRGLVIRVIPSYWSMRMIEIFGASPAPIVFRELADAFERGLVDGAENNLPTFRSAGHHRLCRYFVLDEHSSPPDVVVVSMETWSKLSKQQRMWLVSAAKASSNYHRKLWAEAMARDQQEVIRAGVEMVSVDRKAFRERVQPLYDELREHNPDLYALVKRVERDRTGPLEERTP